The Myxocyprinus asiaticus isolate MX2 ecotype Aquarium Trade chromosome 26, UBuf_Myxa_2, whole genome shotgun sequence genome has a window encoding:
- the LOC127417240 gene encoding mothers against decapentaplegic homolog 3-like isoform X1, with protein sequence MSILPFTPPIVKRLLGWKKGEQNGQEEKWCEKAVKSLVKKLKKTGQLEELEKAITTQNITTKCITIPRSLDGRLQVSHRKGLPHVIYCRLWRWPDLQSHHELRAVDLCEFAFHMKKDEVCVNPYHYQRVETPVLPPVLVPRHTDIPTDFPPLDDYSIPENTIFPADIEPLSNYIPETPPPGYLSEDGETSDHQMNHNMDIGSPNLSPNPVSPANSNLDLQPVTYCESAFWCSISYYELNQRVGETFHASQPSMTVDGFTDPSNAERFCLGLLSNVNRNAAVELTRRHIGRGVRLYYIGGEVFAECLSDSAIFVQSPNCNQRYGWHPATVCKIPPGCNLKIFNNQEFAALLAQSVNQGFEAVYQLTRMCTIRMSFVKGWGAEYRRQTVTSTPCWIELHLNGPLQWLDKVLTQMGSPNIRCSSVS encoded by the exons ATGTCTATATTGCCTTTCACGCCTCCGATTGTAAAGAGACTTTTGGGCTGGAAAAAGGGCGAGCAAAACGGACAGGAGGAGAAATGGTGTGAGAAGGCCGTGAAGAGTCTGGTGAAGAAGTTGAAGAAGACAGGACAGCTGGAGGAGTTGGAGAAGGCCATCACCACCCAGAATATCACCACCAAATGCATCACTATACCGAG GTCTCTGGATGGCCGTCTGCAGGTATCTCACAGAAAAGGCCTCCCTCATGTAATCTACTGCCGACTATGGCGCTGGCCTGACCTGCAGTCCCACCATGAGTTGCGCGCAGTAGACTTGTGCGAGTTTGCTTTCCACATGAAGAAGGACGAGGTGTGTGTGAACCCATATCACTACCAGCGTGTGGAGACACCAG TTTTGCCTCCTGTCCTGGTTCCCCGGCACACTGACATCCCCACAGACTTCCCTCCACTGGATGATTACTCCATCCCTGAGAACACCATTTTCCCTGCCGACATTGAGCCTCTGAGCAACTACATACCGG AGACCCCTCCTCCAGGCTACCTGAGTGAGGATGGGGAAACCAGTGACCACCAAATGAACCACAACATGGACATAG GTTCACCAAACCTTTCACCCAACCCTGTCTCTCCTGCAAACAGCAACCTAG accTGCAGCCGGTGACATACTGTGAGTCTGCGTTCTGGTGCTCCATCTCTTACTATGAATTGAACCAGCGTGTGGGCGAGACCTTTCACGCATCGCAGCCGTCAATGACTGTGGATGGCTTTACAGATCCCTCCAACGCGGAGCGCTTCTGTCTGGGTCTGTTGTCCAACGTCAACCGCAATGCAGCCGTGGAGCTCACGCGCAGACACATCG GCCGAGGTGTGCGCTTGTATTACATTGGTGGTGAGGTGTTTGCTGAGTGTCTGAGCGACAGCGCTATTTTCGTCCAGAGTCCAAACTGTAACCAGCGTTATGGCTGGCACCCTGCTACAGTGTGTAAGATTCCTCCAG GCTGTAATCTGAAGATCTTCAACAATCAGGAGTTTGCCGCTCTGTTGGCGCAATCAGTGAATCAGGGTTTTGAGGCTGTGTACCAGCTGACCCGCATGTGCACGATTCGCATGAGTTTTGTTAAAGGCTGGGGAGCAGAGTACAG GCGGCAGACTGTGACcagcaccccctgctggataGAGCTGCATCTTAACGGCCCCCTGCAGTGGCTGGACAAGGTGCTCACTCAGATGGGCTCTCCAAATATCCGATGTTCTAGCGTGTCATAG
- the LOC127417240 gene encoding mothers against decapentaplegic homolog 3-like isoform X2, which yields MKKDEVCVNPYHYQRVETPVLPPVLVPRHTDIPTDFPPLDDYSIPENTIFPADIEPLSNYIPETPPPGYLSEDGETSDHQMNHNMDIGSPNLSPNPVSPANSNLDLQPVTYCESAFWCSISYYELNQRVGETFHASQPSMTVDGFTDPSNAERFCLGLLSNVNRNAAVELTRRHIGRGVRLYYIGGEVFAECLSDSAIFVQSPNCNQRYGWHPATVCKIPPGCNLKIFNNQEFAALLAQSVNQGFEAVYQLTRMCTIRMSFVKGWGAEYRRQTVTSTPCWIELHLNGPLQWLDKVLTQMGSPNIRCSSVS from the exons ATGAAGAAGGACGAGGTGTGTGTGAACCCATATCACTACCAGCGTGTGGAGACACCAG TTTTGCCTCCTGTCCTGGTTCCCCGGCACACTGACATCCCCACAGACTTCCCTCCACTGGATGATTACTCCATCCCTGAGAACACCATTTTCCCTGCCGACATTGAGCCTCTGAGCAACTACATACCGG AGACCCCTCCTCCAGGCTACCTGAGTGAGGATGGGGAAACCAGTGACCACCAAATGAACCACAACATGGACATAG GTTCACCAAACCTTTCACCCAACCCTGTCTCTCCTGCAAACAGCAACCTAG accTGCAGCCGGTGACATACTGTGAGTCTGCGTTCTGGTGCTCCATCTCTTACTATGAATTGAACCAGCGTGTGGGCGAGACCTTTCACGCATCGCAGCCGTCAATGACTGTGGATGGCTTTACAGATCCCTCCAACGCGGAGCGCTTCTGTCTGGGTCTGTTGTCCAACGTCAACCGCAATGCAGCCGTGGAGCTCACGCGCAGACACATCG GCCGAGGTGTGCGCTTGTATTACATTGGTGGTGAGGTGTTTGCTGAGTGTCTGAGCGACAGCGCTATTTTCGTCCAGAGTCCAAACTGTAACCAGCGTTATGGCTGGCACCCTGCTACAGTGTGTAAGATTCCTCCAG GCTGTAATCTGAAGATCTTCAACAATCAGGAGTTTGCCGCTCTGTTGGCGCAATCAGTGAATCAGGGTTTTGAGGCTGTGTACCAGCTGACCCGCATGTGCACGATTCGCATGAGTTTTGTTAAAGGCTGGGGAGCAGAGTACAG GCGGCAGACTGTGACcagcaccccctgctggataGAGCTGCATCTTAACGGCCCCCTGCAGTGGCTGGACAAGGTGCTCACTCAGATGGGCTCTCCAAATATCCGATGTTCTAGCGTGTCATAG